The genomic stretch ATTCACTGTTAACCACGGATTTCCACGTGTAAAACCTCCATGCTGATCCCCATTCCACTGCATTGGAGTGCGAGCATTATCTCTACCTTTTGTATAAATTGATTCCATTATGTCTTCATGCTTGTACCCATTTGAAATTCGTTCGTTATACATATTCTTCGTTTCAATATCATCATATTCCTCAATACTTTCAAAACGAATATTTGTCATTCCAATTTCTTCACCTTGATAAATATAAGGTGTACCTTGCATTAAATGTAGTATGGTTGCAAGCATTTTTGCGCTTTCAATTCGATATTCCTCATCATTACCCCATCTTGAAACAATTCGTGGTAAATCGTGATTATTCCAAAATAAGCTATTCCAAGCCTTCCCATCAAGCTGTGTTTGCCATTTATGAAATACTTCTTTAAGCTCCAATAAATTCAATGGCTTTAAATCCCACTTTTCTTTTCCTTCTTGTTGATCTAGACCTATATGCTCAAATTGAAAGATCATACTTAATTCATTTCGAGCTGGATCCGAATAAAGCTTTGCAATTTCAGGTGTTGCTCCCCAAGTTTCACCAACTGTTAATACGTCACTTTTTCCAAACGTTTTTTGATTCATCTCATGTAAATAATCGTGTAACTTCGGTCCGTTTGCTGTAATCTCCTGATCAGGAAGTTTTCCGATTAAATCAATTACATCCATACGGAACCCGCCAATTCCTTTATCAAGCCAAAAATTCATCATATTATATACTTCATCATGTACTTTTGGATTCTCCCAATTTAAGTCAGGCTGCCTTTTACTAAATAAATGCAAGAAGTATTGACCGGTTTGTTCATCAAATTTCCAAGCACTACCACTGAATACAGAAGGAAGATCATTTGGTTCACTTCCGTTTAAAGGGTCTCTCCATATATAATAATCCCGATAAGGATTATCTTTACTTTTTCGTGATTCAATGAACCATGGATGCTCATCGGAAGTATGGTTTACGACTAAATCCATTACTATTTTAATTCCATGTTTATTTGCTTCAAAAATTAAATAATCCATATCTTCCATCGTACCGAACTCTTCCATAATGTCACAATAGTCGCTAATATCGTAACCGTTATCATCATTAGGAGATTTATATACAGGGCTCAACCAAATAACATCTATACCTAATAGCTTTAAATAATCAAGCTTCTCAATAATCCCTTTAATATCGCCGATTCCATCAGCATTACTATCCATAAAACTTCTAGGATAAATTTGATATACTACGCTATTATGCCACCATTTTTTCTCCATTTTAATTGCCTCCTAGATTATGTATCAATTTAAATCTTAAAAACTCTTTTTCCATTCTAGTTAACACCTGTTTGTCCAAAACTTTTTGAACAAGTCATTTAAAATATAAAA from Arthrobacter citreus encodes the following:
- a CDS encoding alpha-glucosidase translates to MEKKWWHNSVVYQIYPRSFMDSNADGIGDIKGIIEKLDYLKLLGIDVIWLSPVYKSPNDDNGYDISDYCDIMEEFGTMEDMDYLIFEANKHGIKIVMDLVVNHTSDEHPWFIESRKSKDNPYRDYYIWRDPLNGSEPNDLPSVFSGSAWKFDEQTGQYFLHLFSKRQPDLNWENPKVHDEVYNMMNFWLDKGIGGFRMDVIDLIGKLPDQEITANGPKLHDYLHEMNQKTFGKSDVLTVGETWGATPEIAKLYSDPARNELSMIFQFEHIGLDQQEGKEKWDLKPLNLLELKEVFHKWQTQLDGKAWNSLFWNNHDLPRIVSRWGNDEEYRIESAKMLATILHLMQGTPYIYQGEEIGMTNIRFESIEEYDDIETKNMYNERISNGYKHEDIMESIYTKGRDNARTPMQWNGDQHGGFTRGNPWLTVNPNYTNINAEKSINDPDSIFHHYRQLIQLRKEIPAIVYGSFEMLAEKDEKVFAYTRQDQDEKLLIVANFTKDESEFSYNAQLDQVSILLSNYKDSSLTIDKLSLRPYEAIIFKIK